The following is a genomic window from Bordetella sp. H567.
GTCGCGTTGCGTCAACCCGCAGGTCCTGGCGCGGCGCTGACGATGGCGCGGGGCCGACCAGCCCGGCAAAACAGCGGATAACCGCCACACAGGAATTTTGATCAAGGAGATCCCATGAGCAGCACCGCATCCGCGTCCCCGCTTGCCGCCGGCTGGCCTGCCGGCTATCGCATCAATCCCAGTGCGCCGCGCTTGCCCGCCGCGCTGGTGGACGCCTTTCGAACGCTGCCGGTCGCGGCCATCGGCGACGCCATGAGCCGCAACATCGGCACCATCGGCCTGCGTCAGTACCATGCGCGCCTGGAGACGACCATGGTGGGTCAGGCGCTGACCGTGCGCGTGCGGCCGGGCGACAATCTGATGATTCACAAGGCCTTGCTGATGGCGCAGCCCGGCGACGTGCTGGTCGTCGATGGCGGGGGCGATATCACCCAGGCGCTGGTCGGAGGCCTGATGCGCACCACCTGCGTGGCGCGGCAGCTCGCCGGCTTGGTGATCGACGGCGCCGTCCGCGATCTGTGCGAGTGGGCCGAGGACGGCATGCCGGTCTTCGCCAGGGGGCATACCCACCGCGGGCCGAGCAAGGACGGACCGGGCGAGATCAACGTCCCCATCGCGGTGGCCAGCCTGGCCGTCATGCCGGGGGATCTGGTCGTGGGCGATGCCGACGGGGTGATCGCCATCCCGGCCGAAGAAGCCGAAACGGTACTCGAGAAGACACAGGCTCATCTGCGCAAGGAAGCGCAGATCCGCGAATCCAACCGCAGCGGCACGGCGGACCCGGAACGTTTCAACGCCATACTGCGCGCGAAGGGCCTGCCGGTCTGACCCTGCGCCGGCGGCCGCGCCGCCGGACGCACAGAACATCATAGAGGAGACAACCCATGCGCCCGCTTTCCCGCCGTGCGTTCCTGCAGTCATCGGCGTGCGCGCTCGCCGCCGGCCCCGCGCGCGTGTTCGCCGCCGACGGCCAGCCCTGGCCGACGCGGCCTATCAACATGATCGTCGCCTTCGCACCGGGCGGATTCACGGACGTCGCCGCCCGCCTGATCGCCAACCAGCTGACGAATGAGCTGGGCCAGCCCATCATCGTGGAGAACCGCTCGGGCGCCGCGGGCTTGATCGGCACCCAGGCCGCCGCGCGCGCCGCGCCGGACGGCTATACCTTGCTGCTGGGGACGATCAGCACCCATGCCATCAACGTCGGACTCTACAAGTCCCTGCCCTACGACCCCGCCAAGGATTTCGTGGCCGTGTCCGGAGTGGCCAGCGGGCCGCTCGTCCTGGTCGTCAATCCGTCGATGGGTGTAAAGACGGTCGCGGAGCTGATAGACAAGGCGCGCGCCGCGCCCGGCAAGTACACGTACGGATCGGGGGGCCCAGGGACCACCAGCCATCTGGCGGCCGAAATGTTCAAGTCGATGGCGAAGGTCGACCTGCTCCATGTGCCCTATCGCAGCCCCGCCCTGGCCACATCGGGCCTGTTGGGCGGCCAGATCGACCTGATGTTCGACACCGTACCCGCCACGATCAATAACGTAAAAGCCGGCAAGATTCTCGCATTGGGCATCAGCGGCGCGCCCGGGGCCGGCAAGATCGTCGACCTCAACATACCGGATATCGGCGCCACGCTGCCCGGCTTCGACGCCAACACCTGGGTCGGCATGTTCGCGCCGGCCGGCACGCCCACCGCCATCGTGGCGCGCCTGGACGCGTCGATACGCAAATCGCTGGCGGACCCGGTGCTGGTCAAGCGACTGGCCGAAATCGGCATGCTACCGTTCGTCGCCTCGTCCGCGGATTTCTCCGCGTACATCAAGGCCGATACGCAGCGCTGGACAGAACTGATCCGCAAGAACGGCATTTCGATGGATTGACCGCCATGAGCCGACTCAAGGTATTCCTGACCTACACCGACGACGAGTTCGCCGGCTATTACAGCGCGAGCGGCCTGGCTGCGTTGCAGACCCATGCCGATGTCGTGCGCAACACCACCGGCCGAGTGCTGGCCGGGCGCGAGCTGGCGGAGGCCAGCGCCGGCTGCCAGGCCATCATCGCGCACCGCTCGGTCGCGGGTAGCCGCGAAACCTTCGCCCATGCACCGGACCTGCTGGCTTTTTTGCGGGCGGCGGTGGACATCAGCACCGTCGATGTGGCGGCGGCCTCCGAACTGGGCATCCTCGTGACCCGGGCCAGCGCCGGTTTCGCCACGGCGGTCGCCGAACTTGCGCTTGCCATGATCCTGGACCTGGCGCGCGGCATCTCCAGGGCCCGGCACGATTACGCCCATGGCCGTGCACCGGTCGTGGCGAAAGCCAGGCAGCTTGCCGGAACGCGCGTGGGCATCGTCGGCTACGGCCGCATCGGCCGCCAATTGGCCTCCCACGCGGCAGCGCTGGGCATGCGGGTGCGCGCATACGATCCGGCGATTCCCGCGGACGAGCTGGGCGCGATCGGCGCGCCCTTCGAAACGGTGCTCGGTGATTCCGACTATGTCGTCTGCCTGGCCGCGTCGACGCCAGAAACGGAAAACCTGATGGATGCCGCTGCCTTCGCGCGCATGCCGCGGGACGCCTGCTTCCTGAATCTGGCGCGCGGCGAACTGGTGGACGAAGACGCCTTGCTGGCGGCCCTGGACGCCGGGCGACTGCGTGGTGCCGCGCTGGATGTCGGCCGCGCGCCCGACCAGAAGCCGTCCGCCCGCTTCGAAAACCGGCCCGACGTGGTCCTGATGCCGCATGTCGGCGGCATGACGGCGGAGGCCCGCGAACACCAAACCATGGATACGGTGCGCCAGATCGCGGCCCTGGCCGCGGGCCGGATGCCCGACGGCGCCGTGAACGCCACGCAGGCGTTTCGCGTGAGGCCGCTGCTGGCCCGCGAAGACACGCCCGGCGCCGCGCCGCAACGCCCCTAGCCGCACGGATCATCATGACGACAGCCCCGTGGTCCGCCGGTACCGAACCGGCCCGCGCTACGCTGCCCGAGGGCAGCGTGGATTGCCATCACCATATCTATGACACGCGTTTCGCCTACCATCCCGAGGCGGATTACCGCCCGCCGGATGCGACGGTCGCGCACTATCGCCAATTGCGGGCGCGGCTGGGCACGGCGCGCAGCGTCATCGTCCAGCCATCCAGCTACGGCGTCGACAATGCCTGCCTGTGCGATGCCTTGGCGTCGATGGGCGACAGCGCGCGCGGCGTGGCGGTCATCGACGCCGGCACGTCGCGCGAAACGCTGCGCGCGCTGGACGCGTCCGGCGTGCGTGGCATCCGCTTCAACCTGGCGCGGCCTGCCGGCGCGGGCGTGGAGCAATTGGAGCTGCTGGCGGGGCGCGTGGCCGACCTTGGGTGGCATGTGCAAGTGCATGCGCTGGGGCGCGACTATCCCGCCCTGGAGACCCGGCTGGCCGGCCTGCCCACGCCGTTGGTCATCGACCACCTTGGACGGATTCCGCAGCCGGACGCCCGCGCGCATCCGGCGTGGGCCGCGCTGCGCCGGCTCGTGGACAAGGGGCGGACATGGATCAAGCTATCCGGCGTCGACCACGATAGCGTGGACGGCGCGCCGACCTATGTCGATGGCGGCGACCTGGTGCGCGGCTGGATAGGCGCGGCGCCGCAGCGCGTCGTGTGGGGTACCGACTGGCCTCACGTGTCGGCCATCATGAATCCCGATAAATCGTTGCCGGACGATGCATCGATCCTGGATCTCTTCCACGGCTGGATGGCCACGCCGGAACAGCGGCAAGCCATCTTCGTGGACAATCCCTGCGAGCTTTATGGGTTCGAACCGCCGGCGCAATCCCGGGCGGGCGCCGGCTAGACCCGGGCGAACCCATCAGCCGGCGCTGCCGGCCTCGAAGGCCACGGCGATATCCGCGGCGAATTTGCGCAGCACGGGGACATTGCCGACCATCTGCTCGTGGTCCATGCGCGCCGTCGGCGCGGAGACGCATAGGCCGATAAAGGCATTGCTGCGCAGCGGAATGCGCACACCCACGCCCACCACGCCCGCGTTCCACTCCTCGTTGCACGAGGCCCAGCCCTGGGCCCGGATCTCGTTGAAGTGGGCGCGCAGCCGGGTTTCGCTGGTGAGCGTGCTGCCGGTGAACTTGCGCCGAGTGGAGGAACGCAGCCATTGCGACAACGCCTCTTCCGGCATGTGGGCCAGGTGCAGCTTGCCGATGGACGTGCAATGCAGCGGCCCCTTATTGCCCTGTTCCAGGTGCAGGCCGCCCGGCCGCCGCACCGCGGCGGCGTCCACGCACACCAGCTCGCCGTCCACCACCATGCTGATTTGCGCGAATTCGCCCAAGGAGATCGCCAGCGACTTCAGCAAGGCGTGCGGCTGATCGGCGTTCAGCGAGGTCTGCACGGCGTCGATCCCCAACCTGGTAAGGCGGGCCCCCGGCATTACGCGCTTGGACGACAGGTGCCGGCTGAGCACGTTGCGGTCGATCAGTTGCACGACCAGCCGGTGCGCCGTCGGCATCGCCAACCCCGTCAAGTCCGAAATCTCGGTGACGGAAAGCGGGCGGCGCGAGGCCGCCACGGCTTCCATGATGGCCAGTGTCTTGTCGATGGGGGCGTCATCCATGGCGCGATCCGGATTCCTAAATTTGAGAACAAAAATTCCGGATTCCGGGAAATCCGGCTTGTTGCGGGTAGGGGTCGAGCATAGCATCGACCCGACGCCGGACAGATCGGCGCATCCATATACAAGGGGTTTTTCATCATGGCTCACATCGGCAGCACTCCCGCGGGCGGCCACGCCGTCCCGCACGACGACAAGGCGCTCATCGCGAAGGCCGCGCGGCGCCTCATTCCGCTGATCATGGTCCTGTACGTCTGCGCCTACCTGGATCGCGTGAATATTTCCTTCGCCGCCCTGCAGATGAATGCCGACCTCGGGCTGTCGAACGCCGTCTATGGCTTCGGCGCGAGCATGTTCTTCGTCAGCTATTTCCTCTTTGAAGTGCCCAGCAACCTGATCCTGGACAAGGTCGGTCCGCGCCGCTGGATCGCGCGCATCATGATCACCTGGGGCATCGTTTCGGCGTGCATGGCTTTCGTGCAGGGAGAGAAAAGCTTCTATGTCCTGCGCTTCCTGCTTGGCGTGGCCGAGGCGGGCTTTTTTCCGGGCATCGTCATGTACATCAGCTACTGGTTCCCGAAGTCGTACCGGGCACGCTTTACCAGTATTTTCATGATGTCGATTCCCATATCGGGGTTAATAGGCAGCCCGATCTCGGGCTATGTGCTGGACGGCATGAATGGCGTCGGCGGCTTGCCGGGCTGGAAGTGGATGTTCATCATCGAAGCCCTCCCGGCCGTGGTGCTCGGTGTCGCCTGCCTCTGGCTGCTGACCGACCGTCCTTCCAAGGCGGGCTGGCTGTCGCCCGCCGAGCGCGAGCGCCTGGAAGGAATACTCGATGAAGAGCGGCGCGGCCTGGAGGCCGTGCGCAAGTACAAGCTGTCCGAGGCGTTCACGTCCCCCGGCGTGCTGTTGCTCGCCGGCATTCTTTTCTGCATTGTTTTCGGCGTCACGGGCATCGCCTTCTTCCTGCCGCAGATCATCAAGAGCTTCGGCTTTTCCAATACCGCCGTGGGCCTGCTCAGCGTGTTGCCCTTCCTGGCCGGCGTGTGCGCCATGTATCTGTGGGCACGCCATTCCGACATCAAGGGAGAGAAGATCCGCCACCTTGGCGTGGCGCTGGTCCTGGCGGCGGTGGGCTTCGTATTCACGACCTTCATGCTCGGCAACCACGCCGCCGCGCTGGCCGGACTGATCGTCGCCGCCGCGGGGGTATATGCCGCCAACACCATGCTCTGGACGCTGCCTACCTCGGTGTTGACCGGGACGGCGGCCGCCGCGGCGGTGGCGCTGATCAATTCGCTGGCCAATCTGAGCGGCATCCTGGCGCCGCCGCTGCTGGGCTGGAGCCGCGACGTGACCGGTGGCTTCGCCGCGACCGGCGCGATCTTCGCGGGTTTCGTTATATTGGGCGCGCTGTTGACCTGGGCCTTCTCGCATAGCGAGCTGGCCAAGGCCGAGCGCATGAATCAGGAGAATAAGCCTCATGCCCTTGCAGCACATCGCCGTTCGGCCTGACGGGGATGCCCGCCTGGCGCCCTACGGCCTGGTCTTTCCGGTCACGCCGGGCGACGAACGCATCCCTATCCCCCTGGACGCCATCGGGGCCGAAGCGCGCGGCGCATTCACGGCCACGGTGATCCGCGCGCGCTCCAGCCGGGCGGCGGGGCCGCTCGGCATCCTGGAACGGCATCCGTATTCGGTGCAGGCCTTCGTTCCGCTGGGCGCGTATCGGCTGGTGGCCGTGGCGGCGCCGCGCGGACAGCCGCCGACGCGGCTCGGTCAATTGACCGCCATCCATATTCCCGCGGGCTGGGGTTTCGCCTGGCACCCCGGCGTCTGGCACACTGGAATGATGGGCGACGGCATGGACGCCGCGCTTGTCTCCATGGTGCGCCGCATGCCGGACGGCGCCGACACCGAAACCACCGCCCTCCCGTTTTCCATCGACCCCGCGGAGCCTCACACCGATGTCCAATAGCAATCATCCGGTGCGCGACCTGGCCGGATACGGCAGGACGACGCCCGATCCTCAATGGCCCGCGCAGGCGCGCGTCGCCGTCAATATCGTGATCAATGTCGAGGAAGGCTCCGAGCCCTCGGTGCCCGACGGCGACGCCGACAGCGAGGTCGGCCTGATCGAGACAGGCGGGCGGGCATTCGCCGGCCGCGACCTGGGCGCGGAATCGATGTTCGAGTACGGCAGCCGTGCCGGCTTCTGGCGCTTGTGGAAAATCCTGCAGCGCCACGGGGCGCCCGCGACCTTTTTCGCCTGTTCCCTCGCGCTGGAACGCAATCCCGCCATCGCCGCGGCCATACGCGAGGGCGTCGCGGCCGGAACCTATGACGTGTGCGGCCATGGACTGCGATGGGAACGCCACCAGACGCTCAGCGCCGAGGCCGAAGCCCGCGCCATCCATGCCGCCTATGATCAGATCGCCGCGCTGACCGGCGCGGCGCCGGCCGGCTGGTATTGCCGCTATGCGCCCACTGTGCATACGCGCGAGATCGTGGCCGCGCATGGCGGCTTCCTGTACGACAGCGACGCCTATAACGATGACCTGCCTTACTGGACCACGGCCGGCGGCCGCCCCCATCTGGTGGTGCCTTACACCCAGGTCATGAACGACGCGAAATTCCTGCGCGGCGGACTGAACACCGGGGGCGATTTCTTCGAGGTGCTGCGCGAACAATTCGATGCGCTGTGGGATGAAGGCGCGACCGAGCCGAAGATGATGTCGATCGGCCTGCATTGCCGCGTGGCCGGCCATCCTTTCCGCGCGACCGCCTTGTCCCGGTTCCTGGAATACATCGCCCAGCGCCCGAATGTGTGGCTGTGCCGCCGCGCGGACATCGCGCGCCACTGGATGAAGCACCACCCTTACCAGCCGCCCCGGTGACATCGCTCGTGGTGTAAACCACGATTCACCGCGGCCTGGCCGCCGCGGCTACTGCTGCTTCTGCTGCTGGTTCAGCGCCTGCGCCATTTCCAGATGGTGGCGCAGTGCCGGCAGCAGGCCTTGCGCGAAGGCGCGGATATCGGCGTCGTTGGCCCCGCTGGCGGCGGTCTCGAACTGCTTGATGGTCGCCTCATGCGCGGCAATGCCGATGCGGTCCACATAAGCCTTGTCGAAGGCATTGCCGGAGAACAGGTTCAAGCCCTTCAGCTCGGTGGCCTGCATCATGGACGGCGCGGTGGGCGGGTTGTAGCCCTTGCGCGTCGCCAGCGCGACCAGCTTCTCGTTGGCGGCCGTATGGTCCTTGATCATCGTTTGCGCGAAGGCACGCACTTCGGAACTGCTGCTCTTGTCGAGCGCCATCTTGCTGCCCTGGATCTCCGCCTGATTGCCTTGCGCGGCATTTTCCAGGAAGGTTTGGTCACTGCCGGACAACATGGGCCCGCGACCGCCGTTGTCGCGGCTGGCACAGCCGGCAAGGCCGACGAACGCGGCAATGGAACACAGCAAAGCAGCACGGTAGAGTTTCATAGTCTATCCTTCAGGATCTTGGGTTGGAGCGCGCGAACAGCACGGGCCATGCCCGCATGCTCACGAACCGCCATCCCTGACCGCGTCCTCGCGCTGTTGGCGCGCGCGGTTGCCGCCCTCCACGCCGGTATCGGCCGGTGAAGGCCGATACAGCGCACCGTCGGTCGACCCTGCCGGCGGCGCATCTTCCATCTGCTTCTTGTGCTGCATATCGGCGGCGATGGATTCCGTCATGCCCGGCAGCAAATGGTGCATGACGTACACGCCGCGCGCCTTCCAACCCACCGGCAGCGTGTCCTGGGGATGCACGGACACCCATACGATCGCGTCCACCACCGTCTGGGGGTCGTCCATGGACACCATGCGCGGGGTGCGGCCACTGTAGTTGGCCGCGTGCTGCAGCACCGGCGTATCGGCCGCCCAGGGCAGGACGGTGGCCACGCTGATGTCCCGCTGCCCGCTCAGGCGTATCTCCTGGTCCAGCGCCCGCCCCAGGCTCAGCACTGCCGCCTTGCTGGCCGAATACGACGCGTGATAGGCCAGGGGCACGACGCTTTCCGCCGAACCGACGTTCACCAGCGTCCCGTGGCCTTGCGCGCGAAACAGGCGCATGGCGGCATGGCTGCCGTAGATGACGCCCATCACATTGGTCTGCACGAGGCGCGCATGGTCTTCGACGGGAATGTCCTCGAAGCGGCCGATGGCCACCACGCCCGCGTTGTTGATCCACACATCCACGGCGCCGAAGCGGGCGACCGCGGCCTCGGCCAGATGGCTGACGTCCTGCGCCTTGCCGACGTCGGTCTCCACCACCAGCGGGACGCCGCCACGGCCGCGCACCTCGTCGGCCACCTCCTGCAGCACCGTCGCCCGCCGCGCTGCCAGCACCACGTTGGCGCCCTGGCCGGCCAACTCCAGCGCCACGCCGCGCCCGAATCCGCTGGAGGCGCCGGTCACCACGAAGGTCTTGCCGGCGATACGCGGCCGGTCGTCCGGCCCGATGCGCGGCGATATGGCGCAACCGCCCAGCATGAGCGCAATCAGCAGGGCAACGAACACGCGCACACGGGGGAGGAGGATTCCGATAGGGACAGGCGGGCGCATTTCGCTCTTCGGCTCCATAACAGGGGGCGGCACGCGCAACCGCCATGCCGGGCACGGGCGGCGCGTTGGCGGCAGGCGCGCCGCTTCCGCGTGGACGTGATCATGATCGTACGCGTACGATGGCATCAATGGCGCGGCTGAACCTTGAACGCCGGTGGCGGACCCGCACGGCGGCGGAGACCTAGCATGGCACGATTACTGTCGGTCAACGTCGGCTTGCCGCGCGACGTCGAATGGAAGGGGCGCACCGTCCGCACCGGGATCTGGAAGTACCCCGTTGCCGGCCGCTGCCACGCCGGGCGCCTGAACCTGGACGGCGACGGCCAGGGCGATCTCGCCGGCCACGGCGGCGAACAGCGGGCCGTCCTGGTCTACCAGGTCGAGGCGTATCGCCACTGGGAAACGACGCTGGGCAGGAAGGACTTCGTCCTTGGCCAATTCGGCGAGAATTTCACCGTCGAAGGGCTGGCCGACGCCGAGGTCCGCATCGGCGACCGCTACCAGATCGGCACCGCCCTGTTCGAGGTCACGCAGCCGCGC
Proteins encoded in this region:
- a CDS encoding RraA family protein, coding for MSSTASASPLAAGWPAGYRINPSAPRLPAALVDAFRTLPVAAIGDAMSRNIGTIGLRQYHARLETTMVGQALTVRVRPGDNLMIHKALLMAQPGDVLVVDGGGDITQALVGGLMRTTCVARQLAGLVIDGAVRDLCEWAEDGMPVFARGHTHRGPSKDGPGEINVPIAVASLAVMPGDLVVGDADGVIAIPAEEAETVLEKTQAHLRKEAQIRESNRSGTADPERFNAILRAKGLPV
- a CDS encoding Bug family tripartite tricarboxylate transporter substrate binding protein; this encodes MRPLSRRAFLQSSACALAAGPARVFAADGQPWPTRPINMIVAFAPGGFTDVAARLIANQLTNELGQPIIVENRSGAAGLIGTQAAARAAPDGYTLLLGTISTHAINVGLYKSLPYDPAKDFVAVSGVASGPLVLVVNPSMGVKTVAELIDKARAAPGKYTYGSGGPGTTSHLAAEMFKSMAKVDLLHVPYRSPALATSGLLGGQIDLMFDTVPATINNVKAGKILALGISGAPGAGKIVDLNIPDIGATLPGFDANTWVGMFAPAGTPTAIVARLDASIRKSLADPVLVKRLAEIGMLPFVASSADFSAYIKADTQRWTELIRKNGISMD
- a CDS encoding NAD(P)-dependent oxidoreductase, which translates into the protein MSRLKVFLTYTDDEFAGYYSASGLAALQTHADVVRNTTGRVLAGRELAEASAGCQAIIAHRSVAGSRETFAHAPDLLAFLRAAVDISTVDVAAASELGILVTRASAGFATAVAELALAMILDLARGISRARHDYAHGRAPVVAKARQLAGTRVGIVGYGRIGRQLASHAAALGMRVRAYDPAIPADELGAIGAPFETVLGDSDYVVCLAASTPETENLMDAAAFARMPRDACFLNLARGELVDEDALLAALDAGRLRGAALDVGRAPDQKPSARFENRPDVVLMPHVGGMTAEAREHQTMDTVRQIAALAAGRMPDGAVNATQAFRVRPLLAREDTPGAAPQRP
- a CDS encoding amidohydrolase family protein gives rise to the protein MTTAPWSAGTEPARATLPEGSVDCHHHIYDTRFAYHPEADYRPPDATVAHYRQLRARLGTARSVIVQPSSYGVDNACLCDALASMGDSARGVAVIDAGTSRETLRALDASGVRGIRFNLARPAGAGVEQLELLAGRVADLGWHVQVHALGRDYPALETRLAGLPTPLVIDHLGRIPQPDARAHPAWAALRRLVDKGRTWIKLSGVDHDSVDGAPTYVDGGDLVRGWIGAAPQRVVWGTDWPHVSAIMNPDKSLPDDASILDLFHGWMATPEQRQAIFVDNPCELYGFEPPAQSRAGAG
- a CDS encoding IclR family transcriptional regulator; amino-acid sequence: MDDAPIDKTLAIMEAVAASRRPLSVTEISDLTGLAMPTAHRLVVQLIDRNVLSRHLSSKRVMPGARLTRLGIDAVQTSLNADQPHALLKSLAISLGEFAQISMVVDGELVCVDAAAVRRPGGLHLEQGNKGPLHCTSIGKLHLAHMPEEALSQWLRSSTRRKFTGSTLTSETRLRAHFNEIRAQGWASCNEEWNAGVVGVGVRIPLRSNAFIGLCVSAPTARMDHEQMVGNVPVLRKFAADIAVAFEAGSAG
- a CDS encoding MFS transporter yields the protein MAHIGSTPAGGHAVPHDDKALIAKAARRLIPLIMVLYVCAYLDRVNISFAALQMNADLGLSNAVYGFGASMFFVSYFLFEVPSNLILDKVGPRRWIARIMITWGIVSACMAFVQGEKSFYVLRFLLGVAEAGFFPGIVMYISYWFPKSYRARFTSIFMMSIPISGLIGSPISGYVLDGMNGVGGLPGWKWMFIIEALPAVVLGVACLWLLTDRPSKAGWLSPAERERLEGILDEERRGLEAVRKYKLSEAFTSPGVLLLAGILFCIVFGVTGIAFFLPQIIKSFGFSNTAVGLLSVLPFLAGVCAMYLWARHSDIKGEKIRHLGVALVLAAVGFVFTTFMLGNHAAALAGLIVAAAGVYAANTMLWTLPTSVLTGTAAAAAVALINSLANLSGILAPPLLGWSRDVTGGFAATGAIFAGFVILGALLTWAFSHSELAKAERMNQENKPHALAAHRRSA
- a CDS encoding ureidoglycolate lyase is translated as MPLQHIAVRPDGDARLAPYGLVFPVTPGDERIPIPLDAIGAEARGAFTATVIRARSSRAAGPLGILERHPYSVQAFVPLGAYRLVAVAAPRGQPPTRLGQLTAIHIPAGWGFAWHPGVWHTGMMGDGMDAALVSMVRRMPDGADTETTALPFSIDPAEPHTDVQ
- a CDS encoding polysaccharide deacetylase family protein; its protein translation is MSNSNHPVRDLAGYGRTTPDPQWPAQARVAVNIVINVEEGSEPSVPDGDADSEVGLIETGGRAFAGRDLGAESMFEYGSRAGFWRLWKILQRHGAPATFFACSLALERNPAIAAAIREGVAAGTYDVCGHGLRWERHQTLSAEAEARAIHAAYDQIAALTGAAPAGWYCRYAPTVHTREIVAAHGGFLYDSDAYNDDLPYWTTAGGRPHLVVPYTQVMNDAKFLRGGLNTGGDFFEVLREQFDALWDEGATEPKMMSIGLHCRVAGHPFRATALSRFLEYIAQRPNVWLCRRADIARHWMKHHPYQPPR
- a CDS encoding DUF4142 domain-containing protein, whose protein sequence is MKLYRAALLCSIAAFVGLAGCASRDNGGRGPMLSGSDQTFLENAAQGNQAEIQGSKMALDKSSSSEVRAFAQTMIKDHTAANEKLVALATRKGYNPPTAPSMMQATELKGLNLFSGNAFDKAYVDRIGIAAHEATIKQFETAASGANDADIRAFAQGLLPALRHHLEMAQALNQQQKQQ
- a CDS encoding SDR family NAD(P)-dependent oxidoreductase, which codes for MRVFVALLIALMLGGCAISPRIGPDDRPRIAGKTFVVTGASSGFGRGVALELAGQGANVVLAARRATVLQEVADEVRGRGGVPLVVETDVGKAQDVSHLAEAAVARFGAVDVWINNAGVVAIGRFEDIPVEDHARLVQTNVMGVIYGSHAAMRLFRAQGHGTLVNVGSAESVVPLAYHASYSASKAAVLSLGRALDQEIRLSGQRDISVATVLPWAADTPVLQHAANYSGRTPRMVSMDDPQTVVDAIVWVSVHPQDTLPVGWKARGVYVMHHLLPGMTESIAADMQHKKQMEDAPPAGSTDGALYRPSPADTGVEGGNRARQQREDAVRDGGS